A window from Nothobranchius furzeri strain GRZ-AD chromosome 17, NfurGRZ-RIMD1, whole genome shotgun sequence encodes these proteins:
- the zgc:110626 gene encoding arrestin domain-containing protein 3 — MQSTVKKIEVNYNPINEQNTFTNGDVVCGEVRLEVAKTCEVDFLYIKFKGKAEVLWTERHGNTTHTYHSKDKYFSVRQYFVQDKNLKHGKQIQLTNQSSETYSNVLPPGIHVYRFSFQFPHQNIPPSFKGAHGKIVYLLEARLSRSLRMDKTESTKLSFVPRPDLSPASGVMTPQHESKDKKMNIFTSGTVAMDVQLEKSGFCQGEQLKVLAFIKNDSSREIKPKYCIYTKHSFFARGKRRLHCKDLIKEVGAPIAPCTSQNVTQVITIPREMEPSIMNCSIIKVEYRLRVYLDVKYASDPEIKFNIFILPAFGVPAAASAPPAAAGFGYEPFGNLTPPVWGVSSPPPPFAPQPSDPPPPYGAYGMYPPLNDFNNTF, encoded by the exons ATGCAGTCTACCGTCAAGAAAATAGAGGTTAATTACAATCCCATCAACGAGCAGAACACCTTCACCAACGGAGATGTCGTCTGTGGGGAGGTGAGGCTGGAAGTGGCCAAAACCTGTGAGGTGGACTTCTTGTACATTAAGTTCAAGGGGAAGGCTGAGGTCTTGTGGACAGAGAGGCACGGGAATACCACCCACACATACCACTCCAAAGACAAGTACTTTAGCGTTAGGCAGTACTTTGTCCAGGACAAAAACCTCAAGC ATGGCAAACAAATCCAGCTGACAAACCAGAGTTCAGAAACAT ACTCCAACGTGTTGCCCCCAGGAATCCATGTCTACAGATTCTCCTTTCAGTTCCCTCATCA GAACATTCCTCCTTCTTTCAAAGGCGCCCATGGAAAAATAGTCTATTTGTTGGAAGCGAGGCTGAGCAGGTCATTGAGAATGGACAAGACAGAAAGCACCAAGCTCAGCTTTGTTCCAAGACCAGACTTGAGTCCTGCTTCTGGAGTGATG ACACCTCAGCATGAGTCAAAggataaaaaaatgaacatttttaccTCTGGAACTGTAGCCATGGACGTGCAACTTGAAAAATCTGGCTTCTGTCAAG GAGAACAATTAAAGGTTTTGGCATTCATTAAGAACGATTCATCCCGTGAGATCAAGCCCAAGTACTGCATTTATACAAAGCACAGCTTCTTCGCTCGTGGGAAGAGAAGACTCCACTGCAAAGACTTGATTAAAGAAGTGGGAGCGCCAATCGCACCGTGCACCTCGCAGAACGTCACGCAGGTCATCACCATTCCTCGTGAGATGGAGCCGTCCATCATGAACTGCAGCATCATCAAAGTGGAGTACAGACTCAGG GTTTACCTAGATGTCAAGTATGCTTCAGAcccagagatcaaatttaacatcTTCATCCTCCCAGCCTTTGGAGTCCCTGCTGCAGCTTCAGCACCACCAGCTGCTGCAGGTTTTGGATATGAGCCGTTCGGGAATCTGACCCCTCCAGTTTGGGGCGTGTCCTCGCCACCTCCACCATTCGCACCACAGCCTTCTGATCCTCCTCCTCCTTATGGAGCATATGGAATGTACCCTCCTCTGAATGATTTCAACAATACATTTTAG